Genomic segment of Coregonus clupeaformis isolate EN_2021a chromosome 34, ASM2061545v1, whole genome shotgun sequence:
ACTCTGCTACATGAATTGCATCAGGCAATATGTAGGATACCTATTCCTGGCATCAACATTAATGCATATTTTGTAAAAGCAAAATCAACTCGTTTGCAAAGCTCACGGTTACAAATGTTGCCAACAACGTGGCAAACATATTATTTGTAAAAAAGAAAACACAAATATTGGAGAAGTAGCTAGAGAAGTGTAGAGAAGAGAATAATCGTGTTCCAACCGGAAATAATTTATTCCAGACGTCACGTTGACCTCACTGGAAGAAGCCATTTTCATGAAAGTAACATAGTTGAGTAACGAGAGAAAAACAAAAAGACAGTGCCCAGGAGGAGTTGGTATATTCAGTAACATTGAGGGTTTGTCTTCACATCCTAACCCTCAAGTTGCTGTAATAATGTTTTCCTTCTCGGCGACGTTCCAGCCACAGGTAAGGCAGTGATACAAAGCCAGGATAGCATAGCCGGCTAATCAGCTATCTAggtgactgatgtaacctagctagctagctagctgctcgaAAAGTTCTGGCTAGTTAACGTTAGAGATAAGAGACAGCacgtttaactagctagctgttTAAAGTTATGTATTTATCTAGCCATACATACAGTTTGCTACTTACCCTGTTATCAAGCTTATTTAGCTAACTAGTTGCTGTAGGTAACGTACGCAGTTCTCAATCTCATTATGTGCTAACGTTAACTGTCTCTTCATACTAACGCCACAGCGATATTTTGACAGTTGTAAATACAGTTCATTTGAAGCTAGCTAGTTATAAATTAGGTTAACTAACCAACTAGCTGACCAATTGGTTATGCCATACCATATCAATCAGTTGCATAAACCAGCTATTTACACCTGCCTGTGAATGACAATACCGATTAATACTGTCAATCAATGGCATGAGGATGGCTGTTTTAAATTGTAACATAAAAGAAATGATTGTCCCCAGATGTCAAATCTGGGAGCTCTCCACACCAGTAACTCCCAGGCAGGGGCCTTTGATATCCTTAGAAGAGAGATACAGGTTGAACTCAAATGACCTTCCCTCATCAGTTCCCTAGCCTGGGTTGTCTCACAAATCTGCTGTAAGTTGCGCAGTAGTGCAGTGAAATAAATATCGTAGGCTGGGCAcctacatccaggaaatcactaTCCCTCCTGCAACGTTGTTTATCAGAACAATATATGCCAACATTACACGAATCACGTATGTCATTTATTTCCAATTTTTCCATCTCTGTGGCCTCTGACTCTTCTTAGGTAACGAGTCAGCTCATTGGCCAGCTCATCAATGGCCTCCATTCCCTGAAGAACTCAGCCAGCTCCACAGCCACAGCTTCTGTCCAGAGCCTGCAGACATATGTCACACCAGAGCAGGACCTGTTGCTCACAGAGGTACGATAAGGGAAACACTAAGGGTGTGTGGCTGACATGCAAACCCATGTTGCATTTTCAAATTGGTTGAAATTAGGTTAAGGGTTCGGTTTAAGGTAAGGGTCAAGTTATAGATTTTGGCTAGTCTGGCGGTCAATGGGATGCTGGTCAGAAAAGTCCCCTTAGACTCTTCCTTGTAAGATTAGCCTACTTTATGGCAATCATAGGCGGTACATTTGTTATCAGGGATTCCTCTTGTCATAGCCTAGGCTTATTCCTGACACAAGGCAGCAGTTCTCCCTCAGACTGGACAAGCCTCTGAATTTACACTGTCTACCTTTTTTAGAGCTATAGCTCACACAACTGGCTCCACCCCCTCCACTATCCTCAGGAGCCCCAGTGCGACTTTGGACTGACTGACGTGTAACATAACGTTGGAATGATGGAAATCCTGGTTTGTGCAGGGCCAGCTCTAACGGGCTAGGCACAGCTCCCCGAGcagacatttttagtcatttagcagacgctcttatccagagcgacttacagggagcaattagggttaagtgccttgctcaagggcacatcgacagatttttcacctagtcggctcggggattcgaaccagcgacctttcgattactggcccaacgctctttaaccactaagctacctgctgccccatgTCGTTGTGGTTAGGGAGAGTATTGTTGTCTCAGACTATCACTAAACACAGCAATATCATGTACCATGGACACTGAGGATGAGTAAAAACATAATTGCAGATATTTATTGTCACTCACAGCTCTCCAATTTGTATGTGTTATTATTGCTCATCAATTGGCTAGAGATCATAAAATCATGGCCACTGGAGCAGCACATCATTTCATACTAAGCCCTGGCTTGCATAGCTAGCGAAACTGACACTGCAATGCTACATTTGACCACTTTTCTCTCTTTAAATTCCAATAACTATGAAATGATGGTACAGCAAGCTTAGCTAAACTAGCCTGTTCGGCAACCCCTATGGTCGTGAGTTGgccacaaacagatctgagaccaggcttgCTCATTATTACAGTTGATGTGTCCTTCATACTGACTTCCTGTCCCCCCCCAGCCCACTGTGAACCTCTGGGACCTGGGTCTGTCAGACCTGAGGGTTGGTCAGCTGGATGAGCTGGTGAACAGGTTACTGCCTTCACTGGGCTCAGAGGAGGACCCAGCTGCTTCAAGATGGAGGACGTCCCACGTCTCTGCAGACTCTTTCTTCCAAAACAAACATGGTGAGGACCAAGCTGTTTTTAATTTTATGAAGCTGTGTTTTTTGTTGCAGGGTGTATATTTGTAGTAAAATGTTAACAAGCTTTCGTTTCCATGGTGTGTATTTGTGATAGTCTTCGGTTGacttgtctgtttgtttccataGGGTTCTCAAACGGAAGGTTGGGTGTTTTTGGCTCGCCAATGTTCCACAGACCAAACCAGAGTCCTCTACAAGCCGTCTGTTCAGATCTCCGATCCTGGCCTGGTAAGGAACCCTACCTGGTTTACTTTGCAGCAGTGTCATCTGTGGTCCTCATCTGTGGAATGTGACCAGCGACCCTCAAGTGAAGATGGTTGATTATTTTACCATGGTGAATTGCCTATTTTGAGAGAATTCCATTGGTGAAATCTCCACCCACCCCGGGCGACGCAAAACGAATACACCCACTCGCAAGCGATCATGTTTTCCCCCTGTGACATAACATAGTGAAATGAATAGTGTTGTATTTGGCCTTTCCTTCAGTAAGGGTCCAGAACCGAGGCTTCAAGACTCTGAGGAAGAGCAGACGTGTGGAGTCCGGTTACCAGAGGCCGGCGGAACCAGAGGGCTACACCACAACATTCATGAAGGTCAGCAAGTGTTACACACTGCATAAGTCACACACTCCTCAAATCCCCTCTTGGACAGACATAGTTTGGCATGCAGTCAATGAACCCACTGGATCTGTTTTGTTGTCCTCAAGTTTACCGGAATTTCCCCTTCAACGTGAAGATTGGCACGTACTGTAATGTGTTGTAAAATCGTGACACAGTTTTAGAGGGATTTTCCAACCATTTTTCTCTGTGTCCTTGTTCCGATTTTTCACAcatagtttttttgttgttgttgcttggCTCCCCTCATGTGGAAAGGGCTGTTTTATGTCTTATGACCACTCTGTCTGGGCCCATTCATCTCATTGTTTCATGTTCAACCTCTTGCTTtcctccctgtctttctctcactcactcacccactgaCACACATACATTATGCTCTCTCTCCCATTATCACACCCACACACCCCGTCACAGGGTCTCCTCATGAGACCAGACAAGGCCCCAGAGGCAGAGAGTCTGGACCACATGGTAAAGCAGAAGAACCTGCCAGGTGACCAACAAGATGCCTTCAAGACTGGCTTCACTGAGGGCTTCATGAGGTCCCAGGCCTTCACTCAGAGGACACACGGCACGTCGCACAACTCTCTTCATACATGGCATCTTAGTCACTCAGCATATTCCCTTCCTAGAGTGGCTAACATGAAGTTAATGTTGCActgtctttaaagggatagtgtTAGTCATCATTGAGAAACAATTTTTTAAAGTGAAGGCTAATATTTTTAACCCCTGCCCCAGCTCGTAGCAGATTTGCTCCTTCTTGAAGTCAATCATGACTGCCAGTTATGGTGACGCACTAAGCCCATGGCCACCACTAGCAGTTCCACCAAGTGTTCACAAGATGGCACTGCTGAGTTGAACTAAATCTCTTACCCTCTAATGCAGTAACTCATTTTTCTATCTTCCATTGACAGACTCCCTAAGGAGGACCAGGCTGATTCTATTGGTCCTCCTCCTCGTGGGAATCTATGGCCTGTCAAGAAGCCCGTTTCTATCGGGTAAAGGCTCCTTTTCTGATGCTGGTTTGTGTTCTATTGAATTCCTACGCTTGCATGAATCACCGCATTGTGTTTGTGCTTTTTATCATAAAGAGCAATGGTTGAATGGGCTGCTGTTCCACTGATCATGCTCCCAAAATATATGATCAATTATCAGTCAACTGTCTGGCACTAGCTGATGGTGTTTATTAGAAACTCCACCTTTTGGTCATTTTTTAACAATGAATGATTGAATAGTAAATTGATATTTGAATACATTtgagtggaagaggaaagtggtaTTAACAAAATCACTAGTTCATGTTATTCTAGCATAGTTTCTATGCTAAGTAGAGGACTATTCCCAGGTGATGTCTGACTGAGTTGTCGTGTTTCTGCACTGAACAGTGAGGTTCCGCACCACGTCGGGCCTGGACTCACAAGTGGACCCGGTCCAGGTGAAGAGCGTGACGTTTGAGCACGTCAAGGGGGTGGAGGAGGCCAAGAACGAACTGCAGGAAGTGGTGGAGTTCCTCAGAAACCCCCAGAAGTTCACCGTGCTGGGAGGGAAACTGCCTAAAGGTCAGGTGTCTTTCTGTAAATGGAAAGAATACTCCGTAGACGTTCAGTTATCTTCTAACTCTGTGGCCTTTTTGTTAGCTTCCGCCCTGAGGATGGGAGTTCGATCCCCGGCTGAGTCATACCAAAGAATGTAAAAATGGGACCCAATGTGTCTCtacttggcactcagcattaaggggatagattgggggtaaggccttACGATAGACTacagtcctgtccagggggtgtattctacagaaacaggagatagattgggggtaaggccttACGATAGACTacagtcctgtccagggggtgtattctacagaaacaggaggtagattgggggtaaggccctacGATAGACTacagtcctgtccagggggtgtattctacagaaacaggagatagattGGGGCTAAGGCCCTACGATAGACTacagtcctgtccagggggtgtattctacagaaacaggagatagattGGGGCTAAGGCCCTACGATAGACTacagtcctgtccagggggtgtattctacagaaacaggagatagattgggggtaaggccttACGATAGACTacagtcctgtccagggggtgtattcGTACATTAAGCTGCCTCACACTAcactgtgtggtcctctgtaactcaattggtagagcatggtgcttgtaacgccagggtagtgggttcgatcccctggaccacccatacgtaaaaatgtatgtgcacatgactgtaagtcgctttggataaaagcgtctgctaaatggcttattattattattattattattattatattatagaaaGCAGAGATGTCCACAAGCTAAGGCTACTTCCTTACTTATGAGATGAGCAGAGATGTCCACAAGCCAAAGCTACTTCCTTACTTATGAGATGAGCAGAGATGTCCACAAGCCAAAGCTACTTCCTTACTTATGAGATGAGCAGAGATGTCCACAAGCCAAAGCTACTTCCTTACTTATGAGATGAGCAGAGATGTCCACAAGCCAAAGCTACTTCCTTACTTATGAGATGAGCAGAGATGTCCACAAGCCAAAGCTACTTCCTTACTTATGAGATGAGCAGAGATGTCCACAAGCCAAAGCTACTTCCTTACTTATGAGATGAGCAGAGATGTCCACAAGCCAAAGCTACTTCCTTACTACTTATTTGGTTATCTTGCACCCCTCCCTATCTGTATGGTCCTTTACCCACTGCCATTACATCTATTTCTGTCAATGTGTCCATATGTTTAACTATTTTGTGGCCTCTGGTTCTGTCAGGCGTCCTCCTGATTGGCCCCCCAGGCACAGGAAAGACTCTCCTGGCTCGGGCTGTAGCCGGCGAGGCCGACGTCCCGTTCTTCTACGCGTCGGGATCCGAGTTTGACGAGATGTTTGTGGGTGTCGGCGCTAGCCGCATCAGGAACCTCTTCAGTGAGTCCCGGAAGAGATCTAACCCTATGTACTGCATCAATACACTGACTGACCAACCTTCACCCTGTCACTCGTGATAGCTGATTGATGAAAGGACCTGATAGGTTTAATTTTTATTGATTTTTATTGGGGAAAAAGATGCACTGAGTACAACCCAAGGGATAACGCGTTAAAGTGATTCCATTAGTTTCCAACGTGTCACACAGTCATTCCACAATATGGCTTTCACCTATCAAGTACTTTTTGACCAGTGTCCATGAAGCAGAGgaatggaggaaaggagggacACAGcctaaaactctctctctctctctctctctctctctctctctctctctctctctctgtttggtcTGCAGAAGACGCAAAAGCCAACGCACCTTGTGTTGTCTTCATTGATGAGCTTGACAGCGTGGGGGGAAAGAGGATTGAGTCTCCCATGCACCCCTACTCCAGACAGACCATCAACCAGCTACTGGCAGAGATGGACGGGTAAGAAACATTTTAAGAATATACCGTATATAGCTATTGCGTCAGAGAACTTAGATAAATTTAAGCTGGATTTTTAAGTTTACCTGATGCTAATCACAAGGCTTGCATTTTCCTCATTCAATGTGTTGATACTTTAACAGGTTCAAACCAAACGAAGGGGTCATCGTTATTGGCGCTACAAACTTTGCGGAGGCTTTGGATAAGTATGTTTACAGTGTGTAGTAACAGGTGTTTCTATAGGCTTTTCATCAGCCCATTAGGTCCCTTTGTCAGGATCTGGCTGGCTGGTTTGGTTGGCTGTCTAGTCTTAAAGTTTCAGACCGCTGGATTTCAGCTCAGTCGCAAAATCGCACATGAAATGTGGGGGGTCACATGGGAGTAAGGCTGGGTGGTTAATTGGAGCAAATTGCACAGCGGGAACTACACTTCCAGCGGGAACTACACTTCCCATGCGCCCAGAGAACTGATGCCGCCTTTTACCATGATCCTCCTCAATGTGAAAGATGTCGTCGGTGAGATTACTGGAAAAGTCGCCCTAAAACAGTTATCCTTGAGAGCTGGCAATAGGGCCAGCAAAAAGCTGTATAAATGGAACAAATCCATTTTGAATAGGATGGAAATAGAACCGCTCCATTGACAGAGAAGCTTTTTATTTCATTGTAGAATCACAAGGCTAAAGGTAAATAAAGAATGCATTTGTCATTGACACGTTTGAGATTGGAGCAGGTACTTAGTTTGAATTGTATACAACATGTCAGCTCTCTGGTTCATTAGcccattacagtgccttgcaaaagtattcattcctcttggtgtttttcctattttgttgcattacaacctgtaattttaaatggatttttatttggatttcatgtaatggacatacacaaaatagtgaaatgaaaaaaataacttgtttcaaaaaattcaaaaaacaaattaacagaaaagtggtgcgtgcatatgtattcaccccctttgctatgaagcccctaaataagatctggtgcaaccaattaccttcagaagtcacataattacttagattgcacacaggtggacattatttaagtgtcacgtgatctgtcacatgatctcagtatatatacacctgttctgaaaggccccagagtctgcatcaccactaagcaaggggcaccaccaagcaagcggcaccatgaggaccaaggagctctccaaacaggtcagggacaaagttgtggggaagtacagatcagggttgggttgtaaaaaaatatcagaaactttgaacatcccacggagcaccatttaaatccattattttaaaaaaatgaaaGAAAATGGCACAcccacaaacctgccaagagagggccacccaccaaaactcacggaccaggcaaggagggcattaatcagaggcaacaaagagaccaaagataaccctgaaggagctgcaaagctccacagcggatattggagtatctgtccataggaccactttaagccgtacactccacagagctgggctttatggaagagtggccagaaaaaagccattgcttaaagaagaaaataagcaaacacgtttggtgttcgccaaaaggcatgtgggagactccccaaacatatggaagaaggtactcttgtcagatgagactaaaattgagctttttggccatcaaggaaaacgctatgtctgtcgcaaacccaacacctctcatcaccccgagaacaccatccccacagtgaagcatggtggtggcagcatcatgctgtggggatgtttttcatcggcagggactgggaaactggtcagaattgaaggaatgatggatggcgctaaatacagggaaattcttgagggaaacctgtttgtgttccagagatttgagactgggacggaggttcaccttccagcaggacaatgaccctaagcatactactaaagcaacactcgagtggtttaaggggaaacatttaaatgtattggaatggcctagtcaaagcccagacctcaatccaattgagaatctgtggtatgacttaaagattgctgtacaccagcggaacccatccgacttgaaggagctggagcaggtttgccttgaagaatgggcaaaaataccagtgggtagatgtgccaagcttatagagacataccccaagagacttgcagctgtaattgctgcaaaaggtggctctacaaagtattaactttgggggggtaaatatttatgcacgctcaagttctgtttttttgtcttcttttttgtttaacccccaaaaaatattttgcatcttcaaagtggtaggcatgttgtgtaaatgaaatgatacaaaccccacaaaaaaatcatttttaattccaggttgtgaggcaacaaaataggaaaattaccaaggggggtgaatactttcgcaagccactgtactctCTGGATCATTAGCCCATTACTCTGGATCATTAGCCCATTACTCTGGATCATTAGCCCATTACTCTCCTGTGTCTTTTTTAGTGCGCTGGTACGTCCGGGGAGGTTTGACATGCAGGTGACCGTGCCTCGTCCGGACGTGAAAGGACGTACGGAGATCCTCAACTGGTACCTGCAGAAGATCAAAGTGGATCCTAGTAGGTCTCATATCAGTTGCTTAGATCAGTGGCTTTCAGATCTCTCCTTGAGGACCCCCCAGACGTTTCACAAtgttgttgtagccctgaactagctcacctgattGACCTAGtgaagggcttgatgattagttgacaagttgaatcaaagAGTGGAATAGTTCAAACACATGGAACGGCTTGGGGtcccctgaggagaggtttgaaaacccCTGGCTTAGATATCTGCTGACTAATGTATCATAGCGACGGTAGTCGAGAGGTTCTGATCACTAGGTATCACGGCTACCCCCCCCAAATTGGCTGCATGAAAGAGCCCACTGTTTTGGACTGACAACATCCTGCTTTTGGCCCTGCTGGGTGTGTGTTCAGACGTGAACGCCACGATCATTGCCAGAGGGACGGTGGGCTTCACCGGGGCGGAGCTGGAGAACCTGGTGAACCAGGCGGCCCTGAAGGCAGCGGTGGACGGCCTGGACCAGGTCACTATGAAGGAGCTGGAGTTCTCCAAGGACAAGATCCTCATGGGTgggtgcacacacacgcacgcacgcacgcacacacgcacgcacgcacacacacacacacgcaggtagACAGGCACACCCATACagatacatgcatacatacatacatacatacagtacaagtcaaaagtttgggcacacctactctttccagggtttttcttaatttttactattttctacactgtagaataatagtgaagacatcaaaactatgaaatgacacatatggaatcatgtagtaaccaaaaaagtgtttaaacaaatcaaaatatatttgagattcttcaaagtagccaccctttgccttgatgacagctttgcacactcttggcattctcttaaccagcttcacgaggtagtcacctggaatgcatttcaattaacaggtgtgccttgttaagtgaatttgtggaatttctttccttaataagttttgagccaatcagttgtgttgtgaccaagtccatattatggctagaacagctcaaataagcaaagagaaaccacagtccatcattactttaagacatgaaggtcagtcaatccggaacatttcaagaactttgaaagtttattcaagtgcagtcgcaaaaaccatcaagggctatgatgaaactggctcacatgaggaccgccacaggaaaggaagacccagagttacctctgctgcagaggagaagttcattagagttaccagcctcagaaattgcagcccaaataaatgcttcacaaagttcaagtaacagacacatctcaacatcaactgttcagaggagaccgcatgaatcaggccttcatggtcgaattgctgcaataaaaccactactaaaggattccaataagaagaagagacttgcttgggccaagaaacacgagcaatggacatcagaccagtggaaatctgtcctttggtctgataagtccaaatttgagatttttggttccaacctccatgtctttgtgagacgcagcataggtgaacggatgatctccgcatgtgtggttcccaccgtgaagcatggaggaggtgtaggggtgctttgctggtgacactgtctgtgattttatttagaattcaaggcacacttaaccagcatggctaccacagcattctacagcgctacgccatcccatctggtttgcgcttagtgggactatcatttgtttttcaacaggacaatgacccaaaacacacctccgggctgtgtaagggctatttgaccaaggagagtgatggagtgctgcatcagatgacctggcctccacaatcacccgacctcaacccaattgagatggtttgggatgagtcggaccgcagagtaaaggaaaagcgtGAGAGTGTTCAAGagtgttgggaaagcattccagagtctgcaaagctgtcatgaaggcaaagggtggttactttgaagaatctaaaatatattttgatttgtttaacactgttgtggttacta
This window contains:
- the LOC121549732 gene encoding ATP-dependent zinc metalloprotease YME1L1 isoform X3 produces the protein MFSFSATFQPQVTSQLIGQLINGLHSLKNSASSTATASVQSLQTYVTPEQDLLLTEPTVNLWDLGLSDLRVGQLDELVNRLLPSLGSEEDPAASRWRTSHVSADSFFQNKHGFSNGRLGVFGSPMFHRPNQSPLQAVCSDLRSWPVRVQNRGFKTLRKSRRVESGYQRPAEPEGYTTTFMKGLLMRPDKAPEAESLDHMVKQKNLPGDQQDAFKTGFTEGFMRSQAFTQRTHDSLRRTRLILLVLLLVGIYGLSRSPFLSVRFRTTSGLDSQVDPVQVKSVTFEHVKGVEEAKNELQEVVEFLRNPQKFTVLGGKLPKGVLLIGPPGTGKTLLARAVAGEADVPFFYASGSEFDEMFVGVGASRIRNLFKDAKANAPCVVFIDELDSVGGKRIESPMHPYSRQTINQLLAEMDGFKPNEGVIVIGATNFAEALDNALVRPGRFDMQVTVPRPDVKGRTEILNWYLQKIKVDPNVNATIIARGTVGFTGAELENLVNQAALKAAVDGLDQVTMKELEFSKDKILMGPERRSVDIDQKNKQITAYHESGHAIVAYYTKDAMPINKATIMPRGPTLGHVSMLPENDRWSETRAQLLAQMDVSMGGRVAEELIFGDDYITTGASSDFDGATRIAKMMVTRFGMSDKLGVMTYAEVTKQSPETQAAIEQEVRVLLKDSYERAKNLLKTYSDEHKTLAEALLTYETLDAKEIKLVLEGKALDPR
- the LOC121549732 gene encoding ATP-dependent zinc metalloprotease YME1L1 isoform X1, with amino-acid sequence MFSFSATFQPQVTSQLIGQLINGLHSLKNSASSTATASVQSLQTYVTPEQDLLLTEPTVNLWDLGLSDLRVGQLDELVNRLLPSLGSEEDPAASRWRTSHVSADSFFQNKHGFSNGRLGVFGSPMFHRPNQSPLQAVCSDLRSWPVRVQNRGFKTLRKSRRVESGYQRPAEPEGYTTTFMKGLLMRPDKAPEAESLDHMVKQKNLPGDQQDAFKTGFTEGFMRSQAFTQRTHDSLRRTRLILLVLLLVGIYGLSRSPFLSGKGSFSDAVRFRTTSGLDSQVDPVQVKSVTFEHVKGVEEAKNELQEVVEFLRNPQKFTVLGGKLPKGVLLIGPPGTGKTLLARAVAGEADVPFFYASGSEFDEMFVGVGASRIRNLFKDAKANAPCVVFIDELDSVGGKRIESPMHPYSRQTINQLLAEMDGFKPNEGVIVIGATNFAEALDNALVRPGRFDMQVTVPRPDVKGRTEILNWYLQKIKVDPNVNATIIARGTVGFTGAELENLVNQAALKAAVDGLDQVTMKELEFSKDKILMGPERRSVDIDQKNKQITAYHESGHAIVAYYTKDAMPINKATIMPRGPTLGHVSMLPENDRWSETRAQLLAQMDVSMGGRVAEELIFGDDYITTGASSDFDGATRIAKMMVTRFGMSDKLGVMTYAEVTKQSPETQAAIEQEVRVLLKDSYERAKNLLKTYSDEHKTLAEALLTYETLDAKEIKLVLEGKALDPR